One part of the Pseudodesulfovibrio sp. S3 genome encodes these proteins:
- a CDS encoding radical SAM protein yields the protein MNVPANSIIWNMTRKCNFRCEYCYFPHDNTPVTETLDAERIAAFLDATGSTWKVGLTGGEPFIYPGITNVCEILTRNHIIGVDTNLSVSTRVREFAERVDPSRVHNLYVALHIEERERVKGVDAFIKNARLLMDKGFSIIVNYVVHPTLEARFQDDCDFFAEHGIQITPRPFRGEFEGRRYPEAYGDRAQAIFGDHPEQGKKVAFNFQGIPCSAGRTLLRLEPDGTVFRCPGDKTVLGNVTDTVTLLDGFVPCTKKRCPCRGLDHVQLAPAQADLVDGVQFAVVAENTTSGAAFERAIAAAPGHPCAENNLGVLAWRRGDVGEAVRRFEQALSAVPDNTLYARNLQGVRSQERLFDPQICLDVNADPAK from the coding sequence ATGAACGTACCGGCAAACAGCATCATCTGGAACATGACGAGAAAATGCAATTTCCGCTGTGAATATTGCTACTTCCCGCATGACAACACCCCTGTCACCGAAACCCTCGACGCGGAGCGCATCGCAGCCTTTCTCGACGCCACCGGCTCCACGTGGAAGGTGGGGCTGACCGGCGGTGAACCGTTCATCTATCCCGGCATCACGAATGTTTGCGAAATCCTGACCCGCAACCATATCATCGGCGTGGATACCAACCTATCCGTGTCCACCAGGGTGCGCGAATTTGCCGAACGCGTGGACCCCAGCCGGGTGCACAACCTCTATGTGGCCCTGCACATCGAGGAACGGGAACGGGTCAAAGGCGTTGACGCATTCATCAAGAACGCCCGTCTGCTCATGGACAAGGGATTTTCCATCATAGTCAACTACGTGGTCCACCCCACCCTGGAAGCCCGCTTTCAGGATGACTGCGACTTCTTTGCCGAACACGGCATCCAGATCACTCCACGTCCATTTCGGGGAGAATTCGAGGGACGGCGCTATCCCGAAGCTTACGGAGATCGGGCACAGGCCATTTTCGGCGACCACCCGGAACAGGGCAAAAAGGTGGCCTTCAACTTCCAGGGCATACCCTGCTCGGCGGGCCGGACCCTGCTCCGCCTGGAGCCGGACGGAACCGTGTTCCGCTGTCCGGGCGACAAGACGGTGCTCGGCAACGTCACGGACACGGTCACGCTGCTTGACGGGTTTGTACCGTGCACCAAAAAACGGTGCCCCTGCCGGGGATTGGATCATGTGCAACTGGCCCCGGCCCAGGCAGACCTGGTGGACGGCGTGCAATTCGCGGTGGTGGCTGAGAACACCACCTCCGGAGCAGCCTTTGAACGAGCAATCGCAGCAGCGCCCGGCCATCCTTGCGCTGAAAACAATCTCGGCGTCCTGGCCTGGAGGCGGGGAGACGTGGGAGAAGCAGTCCGGCGGTTTGAACAGGCCCTGAGCGCAGTACCCGACAATACGCTCTACGCCCGCAACCTCCAGGGAGTGCGTTCCCAGGAGCGTCTGTTCGATCCTCAAATCTGTCTGGACGTAAACGCAGACCCTGCAAAGTAA
- a CDS encoding polysaccharide deacetylase family protein, whose amino-acid sequence MTFNAMNILSRELDAWQDADMTAEFWWRDDDAAEPTVELDRLISLSNRHGIPCGLAAVPAKAGEPLRKTISDATNVWILQHGYAHINHAPSGTGAWELGLHRPKSEVLDELRQGMLKFTQLFKGRFVPALVPPWNRIDPELLFYLPVLGFLGLSSSYKKQRPAPPEGLRVADAHCDVLHWKDKPNVRFAGVEKSIKYLVEHLEDKRMGRVDETEPTCVLSHHLVMDSAAWEFMEALFSLTVAHPGAKWLSPAEIWPSVR is encoded by the coding sequence ATGACTTTCAACGCTATGAACATACTTTCGCGGGAACTGGACGCCTGGCAGGACGCGGATATGACCGCCGAGTTCTGGTGGCGCGACGACGATGCCGCCGAACCCACGGTGGAATTGGACCGGCTCATCTCTTTGAGCAACCGGCACGGTATCCCCTGCGGTCTGGCCGCTGTTCCCGCCAAGGCCGGGGAACCGCTCAGGAAGACCATTTCCGACGCGACCAACGTCTGGATACTCCAGCACGGCTATGCCCATATCAACCATGCTCCCTCGGGGACCGGTGCCTGGGAGTTGGGGTTGCACAGACCCAAGTCCGAGGTGCTCGACGAGCTGAGGCAGGGTATGCTCAAGTTTACCCAGCTGTTCAAGGGACGGTTTGTGCCCGCTCTGGTGCCGCCGTGGAACCGCATTGACCCGGAGCTGTTGTTCTATTTGCCTGTCCTGGGTTTTCTCGGGCTGTCGTCCAGCTACAAGAAGCAACGCCCCGCCCCGCCCGAAGGGCTGCGTGTGGCCGATGCCCACTGCGACGTGTTGCACTGGAAGGACAAACCGAACGTGCGCTTTGCCGGTGTGGAGAAATCCATCAAATATCTGGTGGAACACCTTGAGGACAAGCGAATGGGCCGTGTCGACGAGACCGAGCCGACCTGCGTGCTCTCCCATCACCTCGTCATGGACTCGGCCGCCTGGGAATTCATGGAGGCGCTTTTCTCCCTGACCGTGGCCCATCCGGGCGCAAAATGGCTCTCTCCTGCGGAAATCTGGCCTTCGGTCAGATAG
- a CDS encoding glycosyltransferase, which produces MVLKGYPRISETFISNEIRLLEKMGFNIHIYSMRAPRENFSHDSIKEIKAGVTYLPSSMFFGLPALLWHNIRLFMRMPKRYCQCLKLMKKRFALAPKKHTWVKHMLQAGYIMQKSVIDDGVDLGHMHGHFAHTPTTVTMYAAFLADVPFSFTAHAKDIYTQDPRRIRDKVERARFVVTCTRYNEKHLREHVANGNPIHCVYHGINLDLFSPNGRDPKAKPPYHILTVARFVEKKGLDTVLHALAKLRADGLDFRYTLVGEGKAKFNRKIEKLIKSLGLDDITTLPGTITHDEVIELLGSAHCFTLGCREARDGDRDGIPNVVAEAMATGVPVAATEVSGVPELVTHEQTGLLCPSNDPDALADILRRILTDNHLREKIIPAAVERAHQVFNNKKLIRDLGEIYKSHGVPCGQ; this is translated from the coding sequence ATGGTGCTCAAGGGATATCCCCGCATTTCCGAAACCTTCATCTCCAACGAGATCCGCCTGCTCGAAAAGATGGGTTTCAATATCCACATCTACTCCATGCGCGCCCCGCGCGAGAATTTTTCCCACGATTCCATCAAGGAGATCAAGGCCGGGGTCACCTACCTTCCCTCGTCCATGTTTTTCGGCCTGCCCGCCCTGCTCTGGCACAACATCCGCCTCTTCATGCGCATGCCGAAACGCTACTGCCAATGCCTCAAACTGATGAAAAAACGGTTTGCCCTGGCCCCCAAGAAGCACACCTGGGTCAAGCACATGCTCCAGGCCGGGTACATCATGCAGAAATCCGTCATCGACGACGGCGTTGACCTGGGCCATATGCACGGCCATTTCGCCCACACCCCGACCACCGTGACCATGTACGCCGCCTTCCTGGCCGACGTGCCCTTTTCCTTCACGGCCCACGCCAAGGACATCTACACCCAGGACCCGCGCCGCATCCGGGACAAGGTCGAACGCGCCCGGTTCGTGGTCACCTGCACCCGGTACAACGAGAAACACCTCAGGGAACATGTGGCCAACGGCAACCCCATCCACTGCGTGTACCACGGCATCAATCTCGACCTGTTCTCGCCCAATGGCCGCGACCCCAAGGCCAAGCCGCCCTACCATATCCTGACCGTGGCCCGGTTCGTCGAAAAAAAGGGACTGGACACCGTGCTCCACGCCCTGGCCAAACTGCGCGCCGACGGGCTCGACTTTCGCTACACCCTGGTGGGCGAGGGCAAGGCCAAATTCAACCGCAAGATCGAAAAGCTCATCAAGAGCCTCGGTCTCGACGACATCACCACCCTGCCCGGCACCATCACCCACGACGAGGTCATCGAACTGCTCGGCTCGGCCCATTGCTTCACCTTGGGCTGCCGCGAGGCCAGGGACGGCGACCGCGACGGCATCCCCAACGTGGTGGCCGAAGCCATGGCCACCGGAGTGCCCGTGGCCGCCACCGAGGTGTCCGGCGTGCCCGAACTGGTCACCCACGAACAGACCGGCCTGCTCTGCCCGTCCAACGACCCCGACGCCCTGGCCGACATCCTCAGACGCATCCTGACCGACAACCATCTGCGGGAGAAGATCATCCCCGCCGCTGTCGAACGGGCGCACCAAGTCTTCAACAACAAGAAGCTGATCCGCGATCTGGGCGAAATATACAAATCCCACGGTGTTCCCTGCGGCCAGTAG
- a CDS encoding glycosyltransferase, whose product MKSKAYNILMYSHDTYGLGHIRRTMAIARDLVGPEVNILIVTGSPIVGRYTMPKGIDFVRMPGMIKKTNAIYVPHSIKVDPKIAIAIRKNIILSTTKAFKPDLFVVDKVPTGLKGEALPTLKWIRKHLPCSRVVLGLRDILDSAESTQADWARKNFPEVLRELYSEIWVYGYRAMYDPIIEYAFPDDIAEKTVFTGYIPRKVPTTRRTKRKHKLVVVTIGGGGDGYTVLDNYLKMLETNGTVDFKTLMITGPFLSPDRLDELADRARALKVQIKPFVRNMEKRMAKADVVVSMGGYNTMCEILSLKKPALIIPRDNPRQEQLIRAKVFKKRGLCEYIKWDDVSPETIREKVNSLLDNPTPYTSELETFAMTGLEVMRERLEYFRENCP is encoded by the coding sequence ATGAAATCGAAAGCATATAATATCCTGATGTACTCCCACGACACTTACGGTCTGGGACACATCCGCCGCACCATGGCCATAGCCAGAGACCTGGTGGGCCCTGAAGTGAACATCCTCATCGTCACGGGTTCCCCCATTGTCGGGCGGTACACCATGCCCAAGGGGATCGATTTCGTGCGCATGCCGGGCATGATCAAGAAAACCAACGCCATCTATGTCCCCCACTCCATCAAGGTGGACCCCAAGATCGCCATCGCCATCCGCAAGAACATCATCCTGTCCACGACCAAGGCCTTCAAGCCGGACCTGTTCGTGGTGGACAAGGTACCCACCGGCCTGAAGGGCGAGGCCCTGCCAACCCTGAAATGGATACGCAAGCACCTGCCCTGCTCCCGTGTGGTCCTCGGACTGCGCGATATCCTGGACTCCGCCGAATCGACCCAGGCCGACTGGGCGCGCAAGAATTTTCCCGAGGTGCTGCGCGAGCTCTACTCCGAGATTTGGGTCTACGGATACCGCGCCATGTACGACCCCATCATCGAATACGCCTTCCCGGACGACATCGCCGAAAAAACCGTTTTCACCGGGTATATCCCGCGCAAGGTGCCCACCACCCGCAGGACCAAGCGCAAGCACAAGCTCGTGGTGGTCACCATCGGCGGCGGCGGTGACGGTTACACCGTGCTCGACAACTACCTCAAGATGCTTGAGACCAACGGCACCGTGGATTTCAAGACCCTGATGATCACCGGCCCGTTCCTCTCGCCGGACCGATTGGACGAACTGGCCGACCGCGCCCGCGCCCTGAAGGTCCAGATCAAGCCCTTTGTGCGCAACATGGAAAAACGGATGGCCAAGGCGGACGTGGTGGTCTCCATGGGCGGCTACAACACCATGTGCGAAATCCTCTCGCTGAAGAAACCCGCATTGATCATCCCGCGCGACAACCCTCGCCAGGAACAGCTCATCCGCGCCAAGGTCTTCAAGAAACGCGGCCTGTGCGAATACATCAAATGGGACGACGTCTCACCCGAAACCATCCGCGAAAAGGTCAACAGCCTTCTGGACAACCCCACCCCCTATACCTCAGAATTGGAGACCTTTGCCATGACCGGCCTGGAAGTCATGCGCGAACGGTTGGAATACTTCCGCGAGAACTGCCCGTGA